The Camelina sativa cultivar DH55 chromosome 16, Cs, whole genome shotgun sequence sequence NNNNNNNNNNNNNNNNNNNNNNNNNNNNNNNNNNNNNNNNNNNNNNNNNNNNNNNNNNNNNNNNNNNNNNNNNNNNNNNNNNNNNNNNNNNNNNNNNNNNNNNNNNNNNNNNNNNNNNNNNNNNNNNNNNNNNNNNNNNNNNNNNNNNNNNNNNNNNNNNNNNNNNNNNNNNNNNNNNNNNNNNNNNNNNNNNNNNNNNNNNNNNNNNNNNNNNNNNNNNNNNNNNNNNNNNNNNNNNNNNNNNNNNNNNNNNNNNNNNNNNNNNNNNNNNNNNNNNNNNNNNNNNNNNNNNNNNNNNNNNNNNNNNNNNNNNNNNNNNNNNNNNNNNNNNNNNNNNNNNNNNNNNNNNNNNNNNNNNNNNNNNNNNNNNNNNNNNNNNNNNNNNNNNNNNNNNNNNNNNNNNNNNNNNNNNNNNNNNNNNNNNNNNNNNNNNNNNNNNNNNNNNNNNNNNNNNNNNNNNNNNNNNNNNNNNNNNNNNNNNNNNNNNNNNNNNNNNNNNNNNNNNNNNNNNNNNNNNNNNNNNNNNNNNNNNNNNNNNNNNNNNNNNNNNNNNNNNNNNNNNNNNNNNNNNNNNNNNNNNNNNNNNNNNNNNNNNNNNNNNNNNNNNNNNNNNNNNNNNNNNNNNNNNNNNNNNNNNNNNNNNNNNNNNNNNNNNNNNNNNNNNNNNNNNNNNNNNNNNNNNNTCATCCCAAGTTCAAGAGTTTGCTTCAACAGGCAGAGGAAGAGTTTGGGTTCAATCATGACATGGGACTCACTATTCCTTGTGAAGAAGTTGTTTTCCGCTCTCTAACATCCATGATTGGATGTTAAGAgggtgagagaaagagagagagagcttttttttttatataatataaatcaagCTTTTAGTTACCTTTGGATGAACATTGTATCCAAAGTGTTTTTCCGAACTATAAACCTATGATGATCCGCGTAAAATGACCCTTTTAGTGTGTGGATTATGTCAGACATGGGTTATAGTTTGTTAATTCCTAAGTGTAGCGCCCTATGTTTGTTTCGCATTCAAGGGTTTGAGATGTAAACCTAATTTATTTTCCGCAAGCTGTAATAAATCGGAGTGATGGCTTGGCCGGCTAATAAGAACTATAGTAGATATGGTTAATACTAGCTAGTTCATATTCTTGTTCAATGGAATAAATTTATCGATCAAATATCTTTTTCAACCTCCAATTGGAGCCaatcaaaaaaaactttatttttgcaAAAGTAAGTAGTATACATAAGCATTTACTACAAAACTTGGAATGCTTCCTATTATCGATAGACTCTAATTAATACCTATAGGTGATAACATATGGGACCATTTGAATTAATgaacaaagagtttttaaatttgattgtCACTAAGTGAGAAAGCAAAATTTTAAGAAGACGTAGGTGAAGCAAAACATTGTCTCTAGTTAGTAATTACTCGGTGCATCTATCACTACATAGTTATATCGACAAATTcagtatatatcaaaaatatataattcaatgcACTTAGCTTCCCTCTTTGCCTTTCTCTACTAGCCACAAGTGGTGTTTGTATATAGGATAGCAACTAGTCTGCTTAATTAAGCATacatactttctttttttcaatctctctctcaggaattaatattggctgatatataaaaaacatataatgatGAAACTGGAATATGAATGGACAGAAGAAAAGCTGTAGATAGGACAAAGATGGATGTAGCTACCAAATAAATCTGCAGAATCTATCGTTTTCGTCCCCTTCCGTacacgtttttttgttttttttttaattttctttcttgtttgtgtttttgtgagttaattttattttattttcctttgaagGTGGACCTTCCAATATAAGTTGTTACAATGTTACTGACCGGATACTCCTCTAATAAGTATCTTAGTTTGTatctaaatggatttgaatATCTATATCCAAATCTTGTTGGGTTTAGATATATTGCGATAATTTCGTGATTTAGCCAAAAAGTGAGATTTTATTAGTTTGGCTACAAATAAGAAACTGTTTGCAGAGTTTCACAAATGTAAGTTGTTCGGACAATATCACTTCTAATGAAAAGCAGATATAGTAATAATATAGACGTATATTACTGTCATGCTATAACGTTTGAATTTAACATGCACGCGTATCATCATTTACTACAGTATGGAGTAAGATTTGTTGgtataggtttttaatttcatatatgtGCGTATATAATCTTATATACATCTCAcacatttgtttgttattattgttgCTCTTCAATGATGGTCAATTTGGCATGTTCTAACTTACTGTTGAGCTTCTTCATCATTGTAAACCTCGACTTCAATTATTTCACAATTTGTATTAGCTTGGTGTTGTGGCCGGCCTGACACTCTTTTCTAAATCTCTTTTGAGCCATCACCTCCCGTAGTATCATGTTCAAAGACAAAGGAGGATATGAGGCTGGAGAGTGGCTAAGCAAGAGAATCAGTTTAGTTTCAAGTCGTTTGATTCTGCTGATAGATCAAATATAAGACTAGATTCAGTAATATTTAGAAACCTTAAAACAACTCTGTCTCATagaaatccaaaatccaaaggGAAACAAAATCCTAACTGACAACAGAAGAATAACACTTAGTCCAGGAAGAGAGCCTCCATATATATGAccactatacatatatatgtgtatgtttCAGGAAATTACAATCCAATTTCCCGGACatgatctttatatatgttctataaAATTGCCAAAACAGACTCTGCACATAAGTTTATTGTCATATATGTAACTGAAGCTGCAGATTGCACTACTTACCCTATTCGTTTGAGGTGTGCTTTGCTTTCATGGTGCTATTATTCTGATTGAAATGATGATGCATCTGCTGGTGTTGTAACTGGCTGATGCTAAGCTGCTGAAACATCTCTGGGTTTAGTGACGTCTTTGATATGTTAGATTCGCTGCTGCCACTTTGCCTGCGGTTCAGCTCCCCAATCACCCGTTTCAAGCGCTGGACTTCTTCAGTCAGTTTCTCAGACAGAGCTGCCAAACATGGAAAAATGTAATTTACCTCTCTCTAGGATAAACTGAGAAATGAACTAAGGATCAATAAATGTAGTAGATCGACTCTTAGaagaaagatcaaagcttttCATAGAGtgaatgaaacaagacatatATATTGAGCCTCAAGGATAAACAAAAACTTAGGGCCAAGAGCTAATTTTCCAAGGACTAAGTCAAGGTTTTCCATACATagacaaaaaaacattgttccTACTTAGGGCTGCGGAAACCCGAAAACGAACAATTTGGTGAAGGACATGATACTGACTTGGTTCCATAGAGTTCGAATACAAAACAACCCTAATGCGACTCAACCACCCTAATACAGAGAATGAAgaattttgatgatataatgTGCGTACCATCGCGGAGTTGTGCCTGCTGCTCCATAGCTTGAAGACGAAACTTCAGCTCACTGTTTTGGTTCGTCAACCCCATTGAATCTCTCTGAACACACACAGGAAACAATATAAGACTAGAGACTTATTCAAACCGGAAAGTTTGTGTTGCCTTTACTCACCTGCAAATGCGTGAGCTGAGCCGATATGGTAGTGGCTTCCGTCTGAAGAGTCTGCACCTTGTGTTCTAACTCTGCCATATATCGCGTCTTCCGCTCCTTTGAGCGTGCAGCAGACACACGATTCGCCAAGATTCTAATGAAATGGTTAAATCAATTATTCAtgtcacaacaacaacaacaacaactccaaaACATTTAATGAAGCACCACTATGTCTTAGTACCTTTTCACACGCTTAGGGTCAGCCATAACAATCTCAGCGAGTTTCTCATCAGCTGCAATCTTTTTCATTTCAGCTGCAGTAAACTCACTGTTTCCAAATTCGACACTGTAAGCACTTGAATTCCCTTCAGCTGAATTGGTTGGGGAAACTTTAGCGGATGAAGGTGGAAGCTTTTCATCACCAAAACTCAACTTCCCCATGAAACTACTATCCATAGAAACACTCCGGTTATGTCCAATGTCTCCACCGGCTCTTCTCTTCACCCCTGAAGAAGAACTCGCTGCAGCTTTCACATTCCCACTCGCACTGCTTTCTCCTTCGGAATCACTACTACTTCCCCCATTTGTCTTCTTCGTCCCGCTACCTCTACTGCTCTCCATCTCCTCCACATTCCCGTTACCATTCTTCCCATCTTCGCCCCCAAAAGAATTCAAGACATCAATGTTATCAAGGTTCATGTAAGCCGTGAAAACATCGTCCATAGCTGCTGCTGCTTCACCCTCTGATTTTCTTGCCTTGACGAAGCCTTCTCTTGGTTCTTCCTTCACCAAACTAGACCGATCTGAAACCTCACCACCAGAGATGGATCTCTCCAGAGACCTGGAAGGGGCCAAAGGTGGAGACTTTTGATTCTGAGCCACCGTTGAACTAAACCCAAAAGTAACATCACTACTCGAACGCCTATGAGACTTCCTCGGCGGCAGATTCTCCCCATCTCCGGCGTTCCTAGAGCTGGAAGAATGACACATCGTGAACGGCGACGGAGGCAGGGAAGGAGTGAACCCGGCACCGGTTTTCTCCTCCACCGACACCGAAACCGGCGGGGGAGAAGGATTGAACGGCGAGAACGAATCAAAGGAGAAGTAAGACGAAGGCTGAGACAGAGAGCGAGAATGCTTAAGTTGTAAAGTAGCGGGGATCTGAGAGTAAGGAGAAACAGGAGGAATGGGCAGCGGAGGAGGTCCGGAGAAAGGCTGACGGAATTGGTGGTGCTGAGAGCGGAGAAGAGCAGGATTCAAGTGAAGAAGATTAGGCTTTACCTGTTTAGGGATCGAAGAAGACGATGTACCAGAAGATGAATTCACTCTCTGCATCATATTGGTATCTGTATCACCCATTTTTACTTCTTCGATTTctgaccaaaaacaaaaaaaaacagattcgattaaaatgtaaaaaagacacaaactttggagaatcaaaaaccctaatagNAAAAAAAGTGGAACCTTTGGAGCTCGGAGACTTATAAAAATGGAGGCTTTGAAGCAAAAAGATTGAATTGATATATAGCCAagaatcgaagaagagaaaggaaagaaatcGACCAGCAAAGGAGTAAAGATAGAAGGGTATCTCTCTCtgtatatttctttctttctttcagccAAAATCAATGGCGCAAATAAGGAAGTAGAAGAACACGACTCTTTTAAACGTTGACCAAAGCAATCATCATCGACTGGTCGGAAAAAAGGAACATCCGAGAAGACCACTTTCgtctattttatcaaaaatactactactagtatataattaaatttcatcaaaaaaaaatttggataacattataatttttttttataaattaaaaaggacACAGCTTTATTGAAACAGAGAACTGGATCATACAAAACAGAAATTGACAAAGGTCACTTTGTTTAGTCTCAAGTCTCAACCCTCACCTCCTCACACGATTACAATCATATCTATTACTCTCTAGTGAGATAGATTTGTTACTCTCAACTTGACCCTTAAACAAATCAATTaagataaaactgaaaataaaaactttaaagaaaatTAGAACTTAAAATCTTTGATCCGATGATataggatttaatttttttttttttttttttttttttttNATAGGATTTTGTCAAAGCCACCTCAACTTCTTTAGGTCTGTTTATCCAAACCAAAGTTTGACTGCTGCTGATTGAACTCGTTGACCTGATTGAACTGGTTGATGTTGAGTTGCTGGAATATGTTTTGGTCCTGAAGCTGCTGCATGTTTTGTTCCAGTGGTTGCTGCATGTTTTGGTCCAATGGCTGCTTCATATTTTGGTCTTGCGGCTGCTGCATGTTTGATCCCTCGACTTGGGCCTCGTTTGGCTTCACCTGCTGATACAACGTCTCACCTGCTGCCAACTTCAGCAGCTTGATTTCAGCACACAACTGTTTGTTCATGGCTGATGCCTCTTTTAGCCGCCGTTGAGTATCGTCGTCTACACTAGCTTGCCCGTTCAAGGCTAATGGCTCCTTTAGCCGTTGAGCGTCGTCAACTACACTAGCTTGTCCGTGCAAGGCTAATGCCGCCTTCAGCTTTGAGATTTCTGCACACAATTATTGTTCAGTCAAGCCTGCAGTGACAACATAGGAAATCAAAGCATAGATTCCAGTCCAATTTCCgcagttttataaaaaaagtggCCAGTTTAAAACAATAATCTCATCCAAAAATCTATATGCATATGGAAATTCATAACACTTCTTATAGATATATTGCAGAAAGAATTAAGTGGTTAAAGCATcgatattaattaaaaaaaatgaagatgacGTACCATCACGAAATTGTTCCTCTCTCTCCCTAAAGAAAATGCGAATATTCATTTCCTTATTCTCGTACGTCATCATCATATTCTCTTTCTGCAGCATAtgcaacaaacaacacaaaaattcTTATAGGAACCACTTAGACATGACAAAATAGATGATTGTTAatgtgctatatatatatatatgtctcgaTCGATCACCTCCAAATCCGCGACTTTACGAGACATTGTATCATGTTGGCTTTCGAgagccttttttttgttttccatattaAGAGTGTGAAGATCCTTCCTCTGCTTTGAACGTGCAGCTGCCGCTCGGTTTGCCAAGATTCTAAAAAGAGCATATCCACAATATggaaaaatatcacaaaatcatatatacatcaTAGATATGTgatcataaaaaataaataaaaaaatcattggttaccttctctttctcttagcTTCAGGAGATTCAACCTCACTAATGTCGCTGGCGATC is a genomic window containing:
- the LOC104751777 gene encoding uncharacterized protein LOC104751777 — encoded protein: MGDTDTNMMQRVNSSSGTSSSSIPKQVKPNLLHLNPALLRSQHHQFRQPFSGPPPLPIPPVSPYSQIPATLQLKHSRSLSQPSSYFSFDSFSPFNPSPPPVSVSVEEKTGAGFTPSLPPSPFTMCHSSSSRNAGDGENLPPRKSHRRSSSDVTFGFSSTVAQNQKSPPLAPSRSLERSISGGEVSDRSSLVKEEPREGFVKARKSEGEAAAAMDDVFTAYMNLDNIDVLNSFGGEDGKNGNGNVEEMESSRGSGTKKTNGGSSSDSEGESSASGNVKAAASSSSGVKRRAGGDIGHNRSVSMDSSFMGKLSFGDEKLPPSSAKVSPTNSAEGNSSAYSVEFGNSEFTAAEMKKIAADEKLAEIVMADPKRVKRILANRVSAARSKERKTRYMAELEHKVQTLQTEATTISAQLTHLQRDSMGLTNQNSELKFRLQAMEQQAQLRDALSEKLTEEVQRLKRVIGELNRRQSGSSESNISKTSLNPEMFQQLSISQLQHQQMHHHFNQNNSTMKAKHTSNE